A part of Rhinolophus ferrumequinum isolate MPI-CBG mRhiFer1 chromosome 11, mRhiFer1_v1.p, whole genome shotgun sequence genomic DNA contains:
- the CCDC89 gene encoding coiled-coil domain-containing protein 89, which yields MPLEEQALRMDSPPSAEPLDTQNKKLENQEEEMVFKELDSLREALANFRELSEEEKSEKGLLRSRIQEQSQLICILKRRSDEALERCQILELLNSELEEKRMLEVKKLKAKNEHAQKLEKRFMTLAANHEMMIRFKDEHKQQNVKLREENEKLRLENNNLFSQALKDQEAKVLQLTIRSEALAKELETLKQRCAQDACQARAREKELLEQQSQQACAHAKETEQLHSQLQSLRQQHQQAIEQMAKAEQAHSTLSQELQARLQAVTHEKEELLQLSMERGKVLQHRQVEIRQLEGKLETADAARRQALERFEQEAVAVDSNLRVRELQRRIDGIQNAYDELRLQSEAFRKHSLDLLSKERQLNAKLRHLFP from the coding sequence ATGCCTCTGGAAGAGCAGGCTCTCAGGATGGACTCTCCACCCTCTGCAGAGCCcttagatacacagaacaaaaaactggaaaaccagGAAGAGGAGATGGTGTTTAAGGAACTGGACAGTCTGAGGGAAGCCTTGGCAAACTTCCGGGAACTGTCCGAGGAGGAGAAGAGCGAGAAGGGATTGCTTCGCTCCCGCATCCAAGAGCAGTCCCAGCTCATCTGCATCCTGAAGCGGAGGTCAGATGAGGCCCTGGAGCGCTGCCAGATCCTGGAGCTTCTCAACTCAGAGCTGGAGGAGAAGAGGATGCTGGAGGTCAAGAAGCTGAAAGCCAAGAATGAGCATGCCCAGAAGCTGGAGAAACGCTTTATGACCCTGGCAGCCAACCACGAGATGATGATCCGCTTCAAGGACGAACACAAGCAGCAGAACGTCAAGCTGAGAGAGGAGAATGAGAAGCTGAGGCTGGAAAACAACAACCTCTTCAGCCAGGCTTTGAAGGACCAGGAGGCCAAAGTCCTGCAGCTCACCATCCGGAGCGAGGCCCTGGCCAAGGAGCTGGAGACTCTGAAACAGAGGTGTGCCCAGGATGCCTGCCAGGCACGGGCCCGAGAGAAGGAGCTGCTGGAGCAGCAGAGCCAGCAGGCCTGCGCCCACGCCAAGGAGACAGAGCAGCTGCACAGCCAGCTGCAGAGTCTCCGGCAGCAGCACCAGCAGGCCATAGAGCAGATGGCAAAGGCCGAGCAGGCCCACAGCACCCTGAGCCAGGAGCTGCAGGCCAGGCTGCAGGCCGTTACTCACGAGAAAGAGGAGCTGCTGCAGCTGTCCATGGAGAGGGGCAAGGTGCTTCAGCACAGGCAAGTGGAGATCCGCCAGCTCGAGGGGAAGTTGGAGACAGCAGATGCAGCCCGGAGGCAGGCGCTAGAGCGGTTTGAGCAAGAGGCGGTGGCTGTGGACAGTAACTTGAGAGTCCGGGAACTTCAGCGCAGGATAGACGGGATCCAGAACGCCTACGATGAACTCCGGCTGCAGTCCGAAGCCTTCAGAAAGCACAGTCTGGATCTTTTAAGCAAGGAGAGACAACTCAACGCCAAACTCCGCCATCTCTTTCCATAA